In a genomic window of Scyliorhinus torazame isolate Kashiwa2021f chromosome 5, sScyTor2.1, whole genome shotgun sequence:
- the LOC140419042 gene encoding uncharacterized protein: MEKPWKYGDCEKGYRAPSKLESLRRIHTGERPFTCSMCGKGFCDSSRLLRHQRVHTGEKPFTCSQCGKGFTQLPNLQRHQRVHTGERPFTCTLCGNGFTQPSNLQTHQRIHTGERPFTCTLCGKGFTQLSTLKTHQQIHTGKTLFTCSQCGKGLTRLSYLRRHQRVHTGERPFTCSQCGKAFTQLSHLRSHQRVHTGERLFTCSQCGKGFTQLSHLQTHQRVHAGERPFTCSQCGKGFNQVSTLQSHQRVHTGEIHSPALSVGRDSLSYPPCSHTSEFTLGRDHSPALSVGKDLLKYPPCGDTSEFTVGRGHSPALSVGKDSLSYPTCRDTSEFTLGRGHSPALSVGRDSLSYPTCGDTSGFTLGRGRPPLNVRQDCMFHHTCFDTNSFTIDYRGWILLLLFLLYIQDCILFILTGGQWGWSEGFFLLDWPVSPLCLQWADAL; the protein is encoded by the coding sequence atggagaaaccgtggaaatatggggactgtgagaagggatacagagccccatctaagctggagagtcttcgacgcattcacactggggagaggccattcacctgctctatgtgtgggaaaggattctgtgattcgtcccgcctattgagacaccagcgagttcacactggggagaagccattcacctgctctcagtgtgggaagggattcactcagttacccaacctgcagagacaccagcgagttcacactggggagaggccattcacctgcactctgtgtgggaatggattcactcagccatccaatctgcagacacaccagcgaattcacactggggagaggccattcacctgcactctgtgtgggaagggattcactcagttatccaccctgaagacacaccagcaaattcataCTGGTAAgacactgttcacctgctctcagtgtgggaagggactcactcGGTTATcttacctgcggagacaccagcgagttcacactggggagaggccgttcacctgctctcagtgtgggaaggcattcactcagttatctcacctgcggtcacaccagcgagttcacactggggagaggctgttcacctgctctcagtgtgggaagggattcactcagttatctcacctgcagacacaccaacgagttcacgctggggagaggccattcacctgctctcagtgtgggaagggattcaatcaggtatccaccctgcagtcacaccagcgagttcacactggggagatccattcacctgctctcagtgtgggaagggattcactcagttatccaccctgcagtcacaccagcgagttcacactggggagagaccattcacctgcgctctctgtgggaaaggatttgctgaagtatccaccctgcggagacacaagcgagttcacagtggggagaggccattcacctgctctcagtgtgggaaaggattcactcagttacccaacctgcagagacaccagcgagttcacactgggcagaggccattcacctgctctcagtgtgggaagggattcactcagttatcccacctgcggagacaccagcgggttcacactggggagaggccgtccacctctcaatgtgagacagGATTGCATGTTTCACCACACCTGCTTTGACACCAACagtttcacaattgattacaggggttggattctgctgttattgtttctgctctacatccaggactgcattttgttcattctgacaggtggtcagtggggatggtcagagggtttctttctgctggactggccggtctcaccactttgcctccagtgggctgatgctctttga